From Synoicihabitans lomoniglobus, the proteins below share one genomic window:
- a CDS encoding MBG domain-containing protein, which yields MSGKTSSRCEISLARQILMLFALAPVVVLPPHAIALPEGGQIVAGDVSFDFDADTLDLAQTSDVAIVNWADFSIGVGEIVNIHQLGPDAALLNRVLGANPSELLGQLNANGRVLLINPNGVVVGRGASVNAMEFVASALDVADEDFLNGGDLTFAGDSTNSVLNLGTITAANGDAILIAYKVVNAGTIEAANGVAALAAGNEVMLSPEGDQRILVKTSLGSVPTDIGVENAGVIEAAQAELKAAGGNIYELAINQTGYVRATGVEHKDGRVLLTADAGSIKVDGSISAHDADGSGGEVLIGGDYRGGNEAVANALYTTVGAAAVIDVAASSTNADGGRAIVWADQQTDFAGRIDGRAGEQGGDGAFAEVSGKHTLNYTGLADLTADHGSTGMLLLDPAEAIISSAGDDQPNGIFNTAVLETNLATANVTIEASTFSNGTDTYGDITVNDAVAWTSGNSLTLKAGDNITVNADLDGGTNGTVDFALGPNGSYEPMTGNLTVHADATVTAGTVTIRANPDANPAFPGNGVDERRIGDVAFHGILKTTTLDLALNEEGVEGDITIANAANEIGTFTTSDASRTEIRDGSVTIVDGEGDLTISATFGVGFDETIQITTPGDLTLAAGSKLTASNTDIVLASTGGSFINQAGADVFVNRDSGRTLVYSDNPDDTTLDGLAFTPVYNKTLAGNAPGTISQTGNRILYSLAPTITFTAADLSRAYGSDNPDLTFTTSGLVGGDTAAQAFSGTPSLSTAAQASDDAGTAVISIAANTVVASDYGYQLAFAPGTLTINPALLTIRADDQSRSFGVANPDFTATFTGLVNGDTAASFTNLDFTTTAATSSPDGTYPITPFGAANSNYAITFTAGVLTIGSSTITIRADDFARLFGDPNPTFTGVVTAPDGFDLDLLTNLTYTTTATVESGVGTVAITPSVDALDGLSFNLIDGVLTINTRPLTIAAANASRIYGANNPDFSGVLTGLASFHTAADIVGLTYTTSATQGSDAGTYAITTATGSNPNYAITTQNGTLTVDRAPLTVTAVDAAKIYADADPTFTATNAGLVLDDGLADLGTLQVTTGTVQLTPVGTYALTPSFSTSTSLANNYAITFVPATFTINPRPLTITATSTSRTYGDANPTLAYTSSGTNPAGTTNASLGAFDDITVGTTATATSNAGTYAITPGGATNSNYVYTYVDGTLTVDPATLTVTANNATRLYGADNPTFSSTASGLKLTDTLADVVDASAITTTATAASGTGTYAITPTGALVSSNYTLNFVPATLTVNKAPLFIVPTLSSRVYGDANPDFTITATGLVNGDTAAVVSGLNFQGPAPFANVGSHTVAVLSGSAGNYDITFGNGVMNVTPRLLTITAHDFSREYGEANPTFTASFDNLASFDTTAVITGLSITTPATASSNVLSTGYGLNVTSNANRNYAITYVPGKLNITPAPLLLDLGNTARLYGDANPTPTAGIATGFKLSDTIETLGLTVVTDATVTSDVGNYFYSATTVNPNYEVNINGGTLTINPAPLSVTVDTLSRTYGADNPAAPTYLLGGLKFESDRDGAVLVTNPTNFATDVGQYAFGATVLDSNYVLDGLRGDIYVTPHLLDLVATGTRVFGDANPDAAAFTLTGNFVNGDQPDDILNLRYSTTIDPSFDVGTYDLSATSTVGLLSANYLLNSVTSSLVINPRPINVNIASVERLYGDANPEFTLVGDSNIQPAFNTVDEVVRFIGPDEQTVPGNYAVQAEIINSNYTVGTLGSGNITITPRLLTVEIANVARYYGDANPTFTATYGGHGLPDFVDASTFLDLRTIATTNATSDAGHYLISSPSSAIDTSLYHLQAYTPGILSIFPRAVTLHIGNTTYEVSPDVVLEDVVDFSDADFSVSGGNFAQGQSAASQFPDLEYFVSESPSGTPVGVAVDLNNYTAPSLAAFVSGTAPLAGVVVDDATVAEFVAPVTAAASGEEGETVEVEVVAVQIGEIAIDTSIDNSGEIFIPTTTVGTDETRVTRAITVRGGYLGANPNYVVTAVNNGVLTMRNRTQLEERIKLALEYEQMDQTIEIFSMDDFADNLGITFAGFPDMTVDMLESFLTGGGWLERGEDSLYYSIFGSANVVTPLDRAVIRAWLSDIRTNPAKRGLMGGALVAYLGDLQNIPAAERTDAQNRLAAVVAYKVQKKQQEFANTLYEKERQFEATPNASRAYYGARDTARTIETRAAVAAKDFLHYEIDNLTAAEIEILEELQNSILDGDNTSSLALLERWSAAGDGDRPRAFIDDQINGFIAELTELKNVSAQAKAAIDRGEDYGGPEGAGAGSSMSSVHDFVNMEPPYGEFLKESSFSALEAKMARYDTNADTSVLTSLGSGAAAGGAAAGTVGLNAAAVGKALFPYVVKGGSSFASKGMTVAGGGAFAFVTVAVAVAIAGTITIVQNEEQKTIYNSMVSTLSAPVDLSTIDLSPETEDIIGTDPKPEDMVKHLQKTLLVESLEEMLIGG from the coding sequence ATGAGCGGAAAAACGTCCTCCCGTTGCGAGATCTCCCTGGCCCGACAAATTCTGATGCTGTTTGCATTGGCACCGGTGGTGGTGCTGCCACCGCACGCCATCGCGCTGCCCGAAGGCGGCCAGATTGTGGCCGGCGATGTGTCGTTTGACTTTGACGCCGACACCCTCGACCTCGCGCAGACGAGTGATGTCGCCATCGTCAACTGGGCGGACTTCTCCATAGGTGTCGGCGAGATCGTCAACATCCACCAACTCGGGCCCGATGCAGCCCTGCTCAACCGTGTGCTCGGAGCCAACCCGTCCGAGCTGCTCGGCCAGCTCAACGCCAACGGCCGCGTCCTGCTCATCAACCCCAACGGTGTCGTGGTGGGCCGGGGAGCCTCGGTCAACGCCATGGAGTTCGTCGCCTCCGCCCTCGATGTGGCCGACGAAGACTTTCTTAACGGCGGCGACCTCACGTTCGCCGGCGACTCCACCAACAGCGTGCTCAATCTCGGCACCATCACCGCCGCCAACGGCGATGCGATCCTCATCGCCTACAAGGTCGTCAACGCTGGCACGATCGAGGCCGCCAACGGCGTCGCCGCGCTCGCCGCCGGCAACGAAGTGATGCTCAGCCCAGAAGGCGATCAACGCATTTTGGTCAAAACGAGCCTTGGCTCCGTCCCCACCGACATCGGTGTTGAAAACGCGGGCGTGATCGAAGCCGCCCAAGCCGAACTCAAAGCCGCCGGCGGAAACATCTATGAGCTCGCCATCAACCAAACGGGTTATGTTCGCGCGACCGGGGTGGAGCATAAGGACGGTCGCGTGCTGCTCACCGCCGACGCAGGCTCGATCAAGGTGGACGGCTCCATCTCCGCGCACGACGCCGATGGCAGCGGCGGCGAAGTGCTCATCGGAGGCGACTACCGTGGCGGCAACGAGGCCGTTGCCAACGCGCTCTACACCACGGTCGGCGCCGCCGCCGTGATCGACGTCGCCGCCTCGTCCACCAATGCCGACGGTGGTCGCGCCATCGTCTGGGCCGACCAACAAACCGACTTTGCCGGGCGCATTGACGGCCGTGCGGGAGAGCAGGGTGGGGACGGTGCCTTTGCCGAAGTCTCGGGCAAACATACGCTCAACTACACCGGCTTGGCCGACCTCACCGCCGACCACGGTTCGACCGGTATGCTCCTGCTCGATCCTGCGGAGGCGATCATCAGCAGCGCGGGCGATGATCAGCCTAATGGCATTTTCAATACCGCGGTCCTCGAAACCAACCTCGCGACCGCCAACGTCACGATCGAGGCGTCCACCTTCAGCAACGGCACCGACACCTACGGCGACATCACCGTCAACGATGCGGTTGCCTGGACCAGCGGCAATTCCCTGACGCTGAAAGCCGGTGACAACATCACCGTCAATGCCGACCTCGACGGCGGCACGAACGGCACGGTGGACTTCGCCCTTGGCCCCAACGGCTCCTATGAGCCGATGACCGGAAATCTCACCGTGCATGCAGACGCCACTGTCACGGCGGGCACCGTCACGATTCGCGCGAATCCCGATGCCAATCCCGCCTTCCCGGGCAACGGCGTTGATGAGCGTCGGATCGGAGACGTGGCATTCCATGGTATCCTCAAAACCACGACACTCGACCTCGCACTTAACGAGGAAGGGGTGGAGGGCGACATCACGATCGCCAATGCCGCGAACGAAATTGGCACCTTCACGACCTCGGATGCGAGTAGGACCGAAATACGGGACGGTTCCGTTACGATTGTCGACGGCGAAGGGGATCTCACGATTTCCGCCACGTTCGGGGTCGGGTTCGACGAGACCATCCAGATCACGACGCCAGGTGATTTAACGCTGGCCGCCGGTAGCAAACTCACCGCCTCAAATACCGATATTGTCCTGGCCTCCACCGGTGGTTCTTTCATCAACCAGGCCGGTGCCGATGTATTCGTGAACCGCGACTCCGGTCGCACCCTCGTTTATTCGGACAACCCCGACGACACCACGCTCGACGGCCTGGCCTTCACCCCGGTCTACAACAAAACCCTCGCAGGCAACGCCCCCGGCACGATCTCGCAAACGGGCAACCGCATCCTCTACAGCCTCGCGCCCACGATCACGTTCACGGCCGCCGACCTCAGTCGCGCCTACGGCAGCGACAACCCCGACCTCACATTCACGACCTCCGGTTTGGTGGGCGGCGACACCGCCGCGCAGGCCTTCTCCGGCACCCCCAGCCTGTCGACCGCGGCGCAGGCGAGCGATGACGCCGGCACGGCGGTCATTTCGATCGCGGCCAACACCGTCGTGGCGTCGGACTACGGCTACCAACTCGCCTTCGCTCCCGGCACCCTGACCATTAACCCCGCGCTGCTCACGATTCGGGCCGACGACCAGAGCCGCTCTTTCGGCGTGGCCAACCCCGATTTCACCGCGACTTTCACCGGGTTGGTCAACGGCGACACCGCGGCTTCGTTTACCAATCTTGATTTCACCACCACGGCCGCGACGAGTTCGCCCGATGGCACTTACCCCATCACGCCCTTCGGCGCGGCCAATTCGAACTACGCCATCACGTTCACCGCCGGGGTGCTCACGATCGGCAGCTCGACCATCACGATTCGGGCTGACGATTTTGCCCGGTTGTTTGGCGATCCCAACCCCACCTTTACCGGCGTCGTCACCGCACCCGACGGATTCGATTTGGATCTGCTCACCAACTTGACCTACACGACGACGGCGACGGTGGAATCCGGTGTGGGCACTGTTGCGATCACGCCCTCCGTCGATGCGTTGGACGGACTCAGCTTCAATCTGATCGATGGCGTGCTGACGATCAACACCCGCCCTCTGACCATCGCGGCCGCCAATGCCAGCCGGATTTACGGCGCGAACAATCCCGACTTCAGCGGCGTGCTCACAGGCCTGGCTTCGTTTCACACCGCGGCCGACATCGTGGGTCTCACCTATACCACGAGCGCGACCCAGGGTTCCGACGCCGGCACCTACGCGATCACGACGGCAACCGGCAGCAATCCCAACTACGCCATCACCACGCAGAACGGAACGCTGACCGTGGACCGGGCTCCGCTCACCGTCACCGCGGTGGATGCGGCCAAGATCTACGCCGATGCCGATCCGACCTTCACGGCGACCAATGCGGGACTCGTGCTCGACGATGGCCTCGCCGACCTCGGGACGTTGCAGGTCACCACCGGCACCGTGCAATTGACGCCCGTCGGCACCTACGCGCTCACGCCATCCTTCAGCACCAGCACCAGTCTCGCCAACAACTACGCGATCACCTTCGTGCCGGCGACCTTCACCATCAATCCGCGACCGCTCACCATCACTGCGACCAGCACCTCCCGCACCTACGGCGACGCCAACCCGACCTTGGCCTACACGTCGTCGGGCACCAATCCCGCTGGAACCACCAACGCCAGTCTCGGTGCGTTCGACGACATCACGGTCGGCACCACCGCCACCGCCACGTCCAACGCCGGAACCTATGCGATCACCCCGGGAGGCGCGACCAACTCCAACTACGTCTACACCTATGTCGACGGCACGCTCACTGTCGACCCCGCCACCCTCACGGTCACGGCCAACAACGCCACGCGTCTTTACGGTGCGGACAACCCCACCTTCTCCAGCACGGCATCCGGTCTCAAGTTGACGGATACACTCGCCGATGTCGTCGACGCCTCCGCGATCACGACCACGGCGACGGCCGCGTCCGGCACCGGCACCTACGCGATCACACCGACGGGCGCGCTGGTGAGTTCGAATTATACCCTTAATTTCGTGCCCGCCACGCTCACCGTGAACAAGGCACCGCTCTTCATCGTGCCGACGCTCTCTTCGCGTGTTTACGGCGACGCGAATCCGGACTTCACCATCACGGCGACGGGACTGGTCAATGGCGACACGGCCGCCGTGGTTTCCGGGCTTAACTTTCAGGGGCCGGCGCCCTTTGCGAACGTGGGCAGTCACACGGTCGCGGTTCTTTCCGGCTCGGCGGGCAACTATGACATCACCTTCGGTAACGGCGTGATGAACGTCACGCCGCGTCTGCTGACCATCACCGCCCATGACTTCAGCCGTGAATACGGCGAAGCCAACCCGACTTTCACCGCTTCCTTCGACAACCTCGCCAGTTTCGACACCACCGCAGTCATCACCGGCCTGAGCATCACGACGCCGGCCACGGCCTCGTCCAACGTGCTCTCCACCGGCTATGGTCTCAACGTCACCTCCAATGCCAACCGCAACTACGCGATCACCTACGTCCCGGGGAAACTGAACATCACGCCCGCCCCGTTGTTGCTCGATCTCGGCAACACCGCTCGTCTCTACGGTGACGCCAATCCCACGCCGACTGCTGGCATCGCCACCGGGTTCAAGCTCAGCGATACGATTGAAACGCTTGGTCTGACCGTCGTCACCGATGCCACCGTGACTTCCGACGTGGGTAACTACTTCTATAGCGCGACCACGGTGAACCCCAACTATGAGGTAAACATCAACGGCGGCACGCTCACCATCAATCCCGCTCCGCTCTCGGTCACGGTCGACACGCTCTCACGAACCTACGGTGCCGATAATCCCGCCGCACCGACCTATCTTCTGGGTGGTCTCAAATTTGAATCCGATCGTGACGGTGCCGTGCTCGTGACCAACCCAACCAACTTTGCCACCGACGTCGGCCAATACGCTTTCGGCGCCACGGTGCTCGATTCGAATTACGTGCTCGATGGACTTCGCGGTGACATTTACGTCACCCCGCATCTGCTCGATCTGGTGGCCACCGGCACCCGCGTATTTGGCGATGCCAACCCCGACGCTGCCGCGTTCACCCTCACCGGAAATTTCGTCAACGGGGATCAGCCCGACGACATCCTCAACCTGCGCTACTCGACCACGATTGATCCCAGCTTTGACGTCGGCACCTACGACCTCTCGGCCACCTCGACGGTCGGCTTGTTGAGCGCCAACTACCTGCTCAATTCGGTGACCAGTTCGCTGGTGATCAACCCGCGTCCGATCAATGTGAATATTGCCTCCGTCGAGCGTCTTTATGGTGACGCCAACCCGGAGTTCACGCTCGTGGGCGACTCCAATATCCAGCCGGCCTTCAACACCGTCGACGAAGTCGTCCGCTTCATCGGTCCCGACGAACAAACCGTTCCCGGCAACTACGCGGTTCAAGCCGAGATCATCAATTCCAACTACACCGTGGGCACGCTGGGATCGGGCAACATCACCATCACCCCGCGCTTGCTCACCGTGGAGATTGCCAATGTCGCTCGTTACTACGGCGACGCCAACCCGACCTTCACCGCGACCTATGGTGGTCATGGGCTGCCCGACTTTGTCGACGCCAGCACCTTCCTCGATCTGCGCACCATCGCGACCACCAACGCCACGTCGGATGCCGGTCACTACCTCATTTCGTCGCCGAGCTCGGCCATCGATACGTCGCTTTATCACCTGCAAGCCTACACGCCGGGCATCCTCTCGATCTTCCCCCGCGCGGTGACCCTGCACATCGGCAACACCACCTACGAGGTGTCGCCCGATGTGGTGCTCGAAGACGTGGTGGACTTCTCGGATGCCGATTTCTCCGTCTCCGGTGGCAACTTCGCCCAGGGTCAATCCGCGGCGAGTCAGTTTCCGGATCTCGAATATTTCGTGTCGGAAAGTCCCTCGGGCACGCCGGTCGGAGTCGCGGTGGATTTGAACAACTACACCGCGCCGTCGCTCGCCGCGTTTGTCAGCGGCACCGCGCCCTTGGCCGGAGTGGTCGTCGATGATGCCACCGTGGCCGAGTTTGTCGCCCCGGTGACCGCGGCCGCTTCCGGCGAGGAGGGCGAGACCGTTGAAGTCGAAGTCGTCGCCGTGCAAATCGGTGAAATCGCCATCGACACTTCCATCGATAACAGCGGTGAAATCTTTATCCCCACCACGACGGTGGGCACCGACGAGACGCGCGTCACGCGAGCGATTACCGTGCGCGGCGGCTACCTGGGAGCCAACCCCAACTACGTTGTCACGGCGGTAAACAACGGCGTGCTCACCATGCGCAACCGCACCCAGTTGGAAGAGCGAATCAAGCTCGCCCTGGAATATGAGCAAATGGATCAGACCATCGAGATTTTCAGCATGGACGACTTCGCCGACAATCTCGGCATCACCTTCGCCGGCTTCCCCGACATGACCGTGGATATGTTGGAAAGCTTTTTGACCGGTGGCGGCTGGTTGGAGCGGGGCGAAGACAGCCTTTATTATTCGATTTTCGGCAGCGCCAATGTCGTGACGCCGCTTGATCGTGCCGTCATCCGGGCGTGGTTGTCGGACATCAGAACCAATCCCGCGAAACGCGGCCTCATGGGTGGAGCGTTGGTGGCCTATCTCGGGGACTTGCAAAACATTCCCGCCGCGGAGCGCACCGACGCCCAGAATCGGTTGGCGGCGGTCGTCGCGTATAAAGTGCAGAAAAAACAGCAGGAGTTTGCCAATACCCTGTATGAAAAAGAGCGTCAGTTTGAGGCCACGCCCAACGCCAGCCGCGCCTACTATGGAGCCCGCGATACGGCTCGCACGATCGAGACCCGCGCGGCGGTGGCGGCCAAGGACTTTCTCCACTACGAGATAGACAATCTCACCGCGGCGGAGATTGAGATTCTGGAAGAGCTGCAAAACTCCATCCTGGATGGCGATAACACGTCGTCGCTCGCCCTGCTCGAAAGGTGGTCTGCGGCGGGGGACGGAGATCGACCCCGCGCGTTCATCGACGACCAGATCAACGGTTTCATTGCCGAGCTGACCGAGCTGAAAAACGTGTCGGCGCAAGCCAAGGCAGCGATCGATCGCGGCGAGGATTATGGAGGGCCGGAGGGAGCAGGAGCCGGTTCCTCGATGTCGAGCGTGCACGACTTCGTGAACATGGAGCCGCCTTACGGAGAGTTTTTGAAGGAATCGAGCTTCTCTGCGTTGGAAGCCAAGATGGCCCGTTATGATACCAATGCCGACACCAGCGTGCTGACCAGCCTGGGCTCCGGCGCCGCGGCCGGTGGGGCCGCGGCGGGGACAGTCGGGCTCAATGCGGCGGCTGTCGGCAAGGCTCTCTTTCCCTACGTGGTGAAGGGAGGCAGTTCTTTCGCTTCCAAGGGAATGACGGTGGCCGGTGGTGGCGCGTTTGCCTTCGTGACGGTGGCCGTGGCCGTCGCGATCGCCGGCACCATCACCATCGTGCAGAACGAGGAGCAGAAGACGATTTACAACAGCATGGTCAGCACGCTGAGCGCACCGGTCGATCTCTCCACGATAGATCTCAGTCCCGAAACCGAAGACATCATCGGGACCGATCCCAAACCCGAGGATATGGTGAAACATCTTCAGAAGACGCTGCTGGTCGAGTCGCTGGAAGAAATGCTGATCGGCGGATAA